The Methanofollis fontis sequence AACTGGTTCTTTTTCGGCGCTTCACCGCGATCAGACAGAAATTCCTATCTCTGGTGGATTCTCCCTCTGGTCGCACTGGCGGTCTGGATCACAAGTTACCTGCTGATCCAGGCCCTTTCGCGTTACCGGGAGTTCTCCGCAGACCGGGGTTCGGCGGTCATCACCGGGCATCCGTCCCATCTGGCATCAGCCCTCATGAAGATCAGCGGACAGATGGAGCGTCTCCCGACCGAAGATCTCAGAAAGGTCGAGGGGATGAATGCATTTTTCATCATTCCTGCGGTGTCTGGATCCACGATCTTTCACCTGTTTGCCACACACCCGCCAGTAGAACAGCGCATTGCAGCACTCGAACAGATCGAACGGGAGATGGGAGGATAATGGGACTGAAAGATGCCCTGAACGCACTTTTTGGCAGGACCACCCTGCCACGGGCAGACCTCGACAGCCTGTTTGCCGTCTCCACGGCCGCTGTCACGATGCAGACCTCGCTCGGTCTGAAACCGTCCGGCAGGGCCGGGATCTGTTTCAAACCCATCGAATCCTCACGGCACGATGCCGCCGTCTCTGAGATCGAAGACCTGCTCGGATTCGCCTCGGCGGAGACGGGAAGCGAATACCGGATCGAGACCGACGAATATGGATTTATCTGGGTGGTCCTGGAGGATCCGGATTTCGATGACCTGATCACAGGAGTCCACCTTGTTGCGCAGACCCTGATCGAGCACGCCTTTGGCACCTACCTGCTCTGTGCAGTCTACCGGTTTGAGAACAGCAAACCGGTGTACTGGATCTATTCCTTTAAAGCAGGGCGATATTATCCGTTTGTTCCTGAAGGCCAGATGAAAAGGGATAACGGATACGAATTCAGGCTTCGTTCGCTGCTGGAACGGGAGCTGCCGCTTGAAAAAGACGTTGAAAAATGGTATCCCCTCTGGGGACTCCCCCTATAGTCCCGTCAGGAGGGAAAACCGCTCATCCTTCAAAGATTCCCGTGCCGCTGAACACCTCTCTTGCCTCGTTCAGGGTCATATCCGCCGGAGGCACGATGATGTCGGACTCGATCAGCTCCCTGTCGTCAACCACCTGCCCGTGCTGCTTTATCGTATCGATGAGGGCTGCAAGGTTTGCCTGATACTCCTGTTCGTCCCCATTCTGGACAAATTCAACGATTTTATTGTCGATCACGTTGAGTGAATCGACAAGGGCACTGTCCACATGGTACTGCCCATCGCCGATGATCCTGATGATCATTTTCCTTCCTCCGCCTTGATTCTGCTGAGTTCGGATTCGATGCTGCTCTCCGCACCGATTGCCGCAAGTTCCCGCTCGATCTCATCCGGTCCACCCGTAAAGTCGGTGAGTGTTCCCTGCTCGATCAGTTCGTCCAGTGCGGCGGAGCGTGCCTTCATATCCTCGGTCTTGTTCTCAGCGCGTTCAATCGCCAGCCCGACGTCGGCCATCTCCTCACTGATGCCGGAGACCGACTCACTGATCCGGACCTGCGCCTCGGCGGCGGAATACTGCGCCTTGATCGTCTCCTTCCGCGTTCTGAACACCTCGACCTTCGTGGAGAGACGCTTCTCTGCGGCGACCAGTTTTTCCTGCTCCTTTTCCAGCCCGGCAATTTCCTGGTCCAGACCAGTGATCTGGGAGGTAATTGCGGATTTTCGCTCAAGGGCAAGTCGTGCCAGATCCTCACGGTCGGCCCGGATCGCATCGCGGGCCTGACCATCCAGTTTTTCGCTGTTCTGGAGCAATTTTGCCCGCTGTAATTGCAGCCGCTTTTTTGAAGTCGCAACTTCCGCCACGCCGCGCTTGACGTTCTGAAGCAATTCAAGCTGCTTTTCATAGGAATAATCGAGAGTTTCCCGGGGATCCTCCATCTTATCGATAATTTTGCTCATTTTTGCCCGAATCACGGTTTCCATACGGTTTAAAAGCCCCATATTCCCCCCCTGCATTTCCGTTCCAGAGAAACGCTGTTACCTGCCATACGGAGCGAGAGATATCATATAGTTTTGCCTGGCGGGAGGAGGGCATGAATGCCACCGGAGGAAGGGAGAAGGGATGCAGAGAAGGATCGGGAATGTCCTCTCAACGCCTGAAGACAATTGTAGAGAAGAAATGAACAAAACAAAGGATAGAATGCTGCTATGGAGTATGGTGCCCCAAAATCAAAATCCAACTCTTAAAATACCATTATTCCCGCAATTGTTCGATGTTACGATACTGATCCACAAACGGATCATCCCTTCATCATAGATCATCAAATATATGCGTTCCGATCAGGCGGCCTCCACCGATCATATCACGATGGCCATGGTGTAATCACCCCTGTTGTTGGAGACGGCCCGCCGTGTTTGCTCGCATCGG is a genomic window containing:
- a CDS encoding PspA/IM30 family protein, coding for MSKIIDKMEDPRETLDYSYEKQLELLQNVKRGVAEVATSKKRLQLQRAKLLQNSEKLDGQARDAIRADREDLARLALERKSAITSQITGLDQEIAGLEKEQEKLVAAEKRLSTKVEVFRTRKETIKAQYSAAEAQVRISESVSGISEEMADVGLAIERAENKTEDMKARSAALDELIEQGTLTDFTGGPDEIERELAAIGAESSIESELSRIKAEEGK
- the pspAA gene encoding PspA-associated protein PspAA translates to MIIRIIGDGQYHVDSALVDSLNVIDNKIVEFVQNGDEQEYQANLAALIDTIKQHGQVVDDRELIESDIIVPPADMTLNEAREVFSGTGIFEG
- the pspAB gene encoding PspA-associated protein PspAB; translation: MGLKDALNALFGRTTLPRADLDSLFAVSTAAVTMQTSLGLKPSGRAGICFKPIESSRHDAAVSEIEDLLGFASAETGSEYRIETDEYGFIWVVLEDPDFDDLITGVHLVAQTLIEHAFGTYLLCAVYRFENSKPVYWIYSFKAGRYYPFVPEGQMKRDNGYEFRLRSLLERELPLEKDVEKWYPLWGLPL